One window of the Pseudofrankia sp. DC12 genome contains the following:
- a CDS encoding rhomboid family intramembrane serine protease, which yields MSVEEPGGPVPGSREAEQAPTAAPSPWERPADASTPPSMPKQTGPGPDDGAPGLSHQQVWGAARSGGSSGQWSRDASGMPVWEGPRADEPSGRSAPGSAHPAPGVPAGGQPGQSNRCYRHPGRDAFVSCQRCGRPICPDCMRPAAVGFHCPEETGAARSAPAPTQFGGRADQASSGLVTKILIGLCLVAYVLEGVPGLTGTSHYNQFTLNYSLIGGDIAEHHEYWRLVTAAFLHGSVLHILFNMYALFLLGTQLEAILGRARYLALFFACAIGGNTLSYVIHGESAFSYGASTAIFGFFAAYYLIARRLRVNTSQILIVVGINLLITFSISGIDKWGHIGGLATGVVMGLLYAYVPARRVALQALGTAAVFAVLVVAAVLNSQSLTAVHTF from the coding sequence ATGAGCGTCGAGGAGCCGGGTGGACCGGTGCCCGGTTCGCGCGAGGCCGAGCAGGCACCCACCGCCGCGCCTTCGCCCTGGGAACGCCCGGCGGACGCGAGCACGCCCCCCAGCATGCCGAAGCAGACCGGTCCAGGGCCGGACGACGGCGCGCCAGGACTGAGCCACCAGCAGGTCTGGGGAGCCGCCCGGTCGGGAGGCTCCTCAGGCCAGTGGTCCCGCGACGCGTCCGGGATGCCAGTCTGGGAGGGTCCCCGGGCGGATGAGCCGTCCGGCCGATCGGCGCCTGGCTCCGCGCATCCGGCGCCTGGCGTCCCGGCGGGCGGGCAGCCGGGGCAGTCGAACCGGTGCTACCGGCACCCGGGCCGGGACGCCTTTGTCTCCTGCCAGCGCTGTGGCCGGCCGATCTGCCCGGATTGCATGCGCCCGGCCGCGGTCGGCTTCCACTGCCCGGAGGAGACGGGGGCGGCCCGGTCGGCACCGGCGCCGACCCAGTTCGGTGGCCGGGCGGACCAGGCATCCTCGGGCCTGGTCACGAAGATCCTGATCGGGCTCTGTCTGGTCGCCTACGTGCTTGAGGGCGTGCCCGGACTGACGGGCACCTCGCACTACAACCAGTTCACCCTCAACTACTCGCTGATCGGTGGCGACATCGCCGAGCACCACGAGTACTGGCGGCTGGTCACGGCGGCTTTCCTGCACGGCAGCGTGCTGCACATCCTGTTCAACATGTACGCGCTGTTCCTGCTCGGCACGCAGCTGGAGGCGATCCTCGGCCGAGCGCGCTACCTGGCGCTGTTCTTCGCCTGCGCGATCGGCGGCAACACCCTCAGCTATGTGATCCACGGCGAGAGCGCCTTCTCCTACGGCGCCTCGACCGCGATCTTCGGTTTCTTCGCCGCGTACTACCTGATCGCGCGCCGACTGAGGGTGAACACCAGCCAGATCCTCATCGTCGTCGGGATCAACCTGCTGATCACGTTCAGCATCTCGGGCATCGACAAGTGGGGCCACATCGGCGGGCTGGCCACGGGCGTCGTGATGGGCCTGCTCTACGCCTATGTACCGGCGCGGCGAGTGGCTCTCCAGGCGCTCGGCACCGCGGCCGTCTTCGCGGTGCTGGTCGTCGCGGCAGTCCTGAACTCCCAGAGCCTGACGGCAGTGCACACGTTCTGA
- a CDS encoding DUF881 domain-containing protein, translated as MHSGGKRRAGQARRLAVALVAALAGLLLVLARGPAGGAQPPSGSALAGERHALADVVAADQAEVDRSRDRLVQARADLAAPAPLAAPEPALSSQGPPAGCAGVGADAAAVPPGCAGETALLAQAGLTPVHGTAIIVSLDDTPRDRRAGPWPSGVRAPVADDLVVHQQDVQAVVNALWAGGARAMTLMGRRVTALTAVRCVGNTLLLEGNVYSPPFVVAALGDPARLTAALDADPGVVLYREYVDAYDLGYHVETNANVTFPAATEPPTAVYATPLTG; from the coding sequence GTGCACAGCGGCGGGAAGCGGCGAGCCGGCCAGGCCCGGCGCCTCGCTGTCGCGCTCGTGGCGGCTCTCGCCGGCCTGCTGCTCGTCCTTGCCCGGGGGCCTGCCGGCGGCGCACAGCCGCCGAGTGGGAGCGCCCTGGCCGGCGAGCGGCACGCGCTCGCGGACGTGGTGGCGGCCGACCAGGCCGAGGTGGACAGGTCTCGCGACCGACTCGTTCAGGCGCGGGCCGACCTCGCGGCGCCCGCCCCCCTGGCGGCGCCGGAACCGGCCCTGTCATCGCAGGGGCCGCCGGCTGGCTGTGCCGGCGTGGGCGCCGACGCGGCGGCGGTGCCGCCCGGCTGCGCGGGTGAGACGGCCCTGCTCGCACAGGCGGGCCTCACCCCCGTGCATGGAACCGCGATCATCGTGTCGCTGGACGACACCCCGCGGGACCGGCGCGCAGGCCCGTGGCCGTCCGGGGTCCGCGCTCCCGTCGCCGACGACCTGGTCGTTCACCAGCAGGACGTCCAGGCCGTGGTGAACGCCCTGTGGGCCGGCGGGGCGCGGGCGATGACGTTGATGGGCCGACGGGTGACCGCGCTGACCGCGGTCCGCTGCGTCGGGAACACGCTGCTGCTGGAGGGGAACGTCTACTCCCCGCCGTTCGTCGTCGCGGCCCTCGGCGATCCGGCGCGGCTGACGGCAGCCCTCGACGCCGACCCCGGCGTCGTCCTCTACCGGGAGTACGTCGACGCCTACGACCTCGGCTATCACGTGGAGACGAACGCGAACGTCACCTTCCCGGCCGCGACGGAACCACCGACGGCGGTCTACGCGACGCCGCTGACCGGCTGA
- a CDS encoding cell division protein CrgA, with amino-acid sequence MPESRRRKPKKATAARPASTVTAKRRSPSPRWFGGMIMAFFLIGIAYLLTYYFSNGGVFGMEALGGWNILIGFGFVVIGLGVATQWH; translated from the coding sequence GTGCCCGAATCGCGACGGCGCAAGCCGAAGAAGGCCACTGCGGCCCGCCCCGCCTCGACGGTGACCGCGAAGCGGCGGTCACCGTCGCCCCGGTGGTTCGGCGGGATGATCATGGCGTTCTTCCTGATCGGAATCGCCTACCTGCTGACGTACTACTTCTCCAACGGCGGCGTCTTCGGGATGGAGGCGCTCGGCGGCTGGAACATCCTCATCGGCTTTGGTTTTGTGGTGATTGGCCTGGGCGTGGCGACCCAGTGGCACTGA
- a CDS encoding glycoside hydrolase family 15 protein, producing the protein MAHSPTRRLGGSPFPPIAEYAFLSDCETTCLVAPSGNVEWMCVPRPDAPSVFGSILDRSAGGFRFGPERIMIPAGRRYLPGTNIVETTWQTPNGWLIVTDCLVVGRWHRTAARSKTHRRTPMDWDAEHVLLRTARCEHGTVDLSLVCEPNFDYGRKPESWEYEGGGYSSGIIRNADTDVTLRLRTDLRLGFDGRRALVRTTLKEGDTAFVALTWRAHEPMLPTTYAQAMAAVDSTTEFWRQWLSRGVFPDHPWRRQLQRSALALKGLTYAPTGALLAAATTSLPETPQGQRNWDYRFSWIRDSTFALWGLYTLGLDYEANDFFSFIADVCEEAEDIQVMYRVGGESDLQEQVLGHLSGYDGATPVRIGNDAYKQCQHDIWGTVLDSVYLLTKSRDYLSERLWPVLVRLAESAATHWRDADQGIWEVRGEPRHFTTSKMMCWVALDRGRRLAQMRGDLKTAARWKTVAEEIHADVCAHGVDQRGVFTQYYGSASLDASALLLPVLGFLPASDDRVKATVLAIADELTVDGLVLRYRTEETDDGIGGEEGAFLICSFWLVSALVEIGELHRARQLCERLLSMASPLDLFAEEVDPPTGRHLGNFPQAFTHLALITAVMFVIRAEDAAAYARPSPST; encoded by the coding sequence GTGGCACACTCACCGACACGTCGGCTCGGTGGCAGCCCTTTCCCGCCGATCGCCGAGTACGCGTTCCTCTCGGACTGCGAGACCACCTGCCTGGTCGCGCCGAGCGGGAACGTCGAATGGATGTGCGTACCTCGCCCGGATGCGCCCAGCGTGTTCGGCTCGATCCTAGACCGGTCCGCCGGCGGCTTTCGGTTCGGTCCCGAGCGCATCATGATTCCTGCTGGACGCCGTTACCTGCCAGGAACCAACATCGTGGAGACCACCTGGCAGACGCCGAACGGCTGGCTGATCGTCACCGACTGCCTCGTCGTCGGCCGCTGGCACCGCACCGCTGCCCGGTCCAAGACGCACCGGCGCACGCCGATGGACTGGGACGCCGAGCACGTCCTGCTGCGCACGGCCCGCTGCGAGCACGGCACCGTCGACCTCAGCCTCGTGTGCGAGCCGAACTTCGACTACGGCCGCAAGCCCGAGTCGTGGGAGTACGAGGGCGGCGGCTACTCGTCCGGGATCATCCGGAACGCCGACACCGATGTCACCCTGCGGCTGCGCACCGACCTGCGCCTCGGCTTCGACGGCCGGCGCGCGCTGGTGCGGACCACCCTCAAGGAGGGCGACACCGCGTTCGTCGCCCTTACCTGGCGGGCGCACGAACCAATGCTGCCCACGACGTACGCGCAGGCGATGGCCGCGGTCGACTCGACGACGGAGTTCTGGCGGCAGTGGCTGTCGCGCGGCGTGTTCCCCGACCATCCCTGGCGCCGGCAGCTGCAGCGCAGCGCCCTCGCGCTCAAGGGCCTCACCTACGCTCCCACCGGCGCCCTGCTCGCCGCCGCGACCACCTCACTGCCGGAGACCCCGCAGGGCCAGCGCAACTGGGACTACCGGTTCAGCTGGATCCGGGACTCGACCTTCGCGCTCTGGGGGCTCTACACACTGGGGCTGGACTACGAGGCCAACGACTTCTTCTCGTTTATCGCCGATGTCTGTGAAGAAGCCGAAGACATCCAGGTGATGTACCGGGTCGGTGGCGAGTCGGACCTCCAGGAGCAGGTACTGGGCCATCTGTCCGGCTACGACGGGGCAACCCCGGTACGGATCGGCAACGACGCCTACAAGCAGTGCCAGCACGACATATGGGGCACCGTGCTCGACTCGGTCTACCTGCTCACGAAATCACGCGACTACTTGTCCGAACGGCTGTGGCCGGTGCTGGTCCGGCTCGCCGAGTCGGCCGCGACGCATTGGCGCGACGCCGACCAGGGCATCTGGGAGGTGCGCGGCGAGCCGCGGCATTTCACCACGTCGAAGATGATGTGCTGGGTGGCGCTCGACCGGGGCCGGCGGCTCGCGCAGATGCGCGGCGACCTGAAGACCGCCGCGCGCTGGAAGACGGTCGCGGAGGAGATCCACGCCGACGTCTGCGCCCACGGCGTCGACCAGCGCGGCGTGTTCACCCAGTACTACGGCTCGGCCTCGCTGGACGCGTCGGCGTTGCTGCTTCCGGTGCTCGGGTTCCTGCCCGCGTCGGACGACCGGGTGAAGGCGACCGTGCTGGCGATCGCCGACGAGCTGACCGTCGACGGGCTGGTGCTGCGCTACCGGACCGAGGAGACGGACGACGGTATCGGCGGCGAGGAGGGCGCCTTCCTGATCTGCTCGTTCTGGCTGGTGTCGGCGCTGGTCGAGATCGGGGAGCTGCACCGGGCCCGGCAGCTGTGCGAGCGGCTGCTGTCGATGGCGAGCCCGTTGGACCTGTTCGCCGAGGAGGTCGACCCGCCAACCGGGCGGCACCTGGGCAACTTCCCGCAGGCTTTCACCCACCTGGCGCTGATCACCGCCGTGATGTTCGTGATCCGAGCCGAGGACGCGGCGGCCTACGCCCGCCCCTCGCCCTCCACCTGA
- a CDS encoding aminodeoxychorismate/anthranilate synthase component II yields MRILVVDNYDSFVFNLVQYLGQLDAECVVRRNDEVDPDRVGELGVDGVLLSPGPGTPEAAGVTIPMVTAASAAGLPVFGVCLGHQAIGVAFGATVDRAPELLHGKTSVVQHSGAGVLADLPNPFVATRYHSLAVDAATLPPEIEVTARTDSGVVMAMRHRTLPIEGVQFHPESVLTQGGHLMLARWLETCGDGGVSRALAPALSDEVETLRLAAFA; encoded by the coding sequence ATGCGCATCCTCGTCGTCGACAACTACGACTCGTTCGTGTTCAACCTGGTCCAGTACCTGGGCCAGCTGGACGCGGAGTGCGTCGTGCGGCGCAACGACGAGGTCGACCCCGACCGGGTCGGCGAGCTCGGGGTCGACGGCGTCCTGCTCTCCCCCGGTCCCGGGACGCCTGAGGCGGCCGGCGTGACCATCCCGATGGTGACGGCGGCGTCGGCCGCCGGGCTGCCCGTCTTCGGGGTGTGCCTCGGCCACCAGGCGATCGGCGTCGCCTTCGGCGCGACCGTCGACCGGGCCCCCGAGCTGCTGCACGGCAAGACGTCGGTCGTGCAGCACAGCGGCGCGGGCGTGCTCGCCGACCTGCCGAACCCGTTCGTCGCGACGCGGTACCACTCACTCGCGGTCGACGCCGCGACGCTGCCGCCGGAGATCGAGGTCACCGCGCGCACCGACAGCGGCGTGGTGATGGCGATGCGGCACCGCACGCTGCCGATCGAAGGGGTGCAGTTCCATCCTGAGTCGGTCCTCACCCAGGGGGGGCACCTGATGCTCGCCCGCTGGCTGGAGACCTGCGGCGACGGTGGCGTCAGCCGTGCCCTGGCGCCAGCCCTGTCCGACGAGGTCGAGACCCTGCGTCTGGCGGCCTTCGCCTGA
- a CDS encoding peptidylprolyl isomerase produces MAEELYATLRTTQGDIEVRLFPDHAPKTVRNFVGLATGDQEWTDPSTGAKKTGTPLYSGTVFHRVIPGFMIQGGDPLGSGRGGPGYKFADEFHPDLTFSKPYLLAMANAGPGTNGSQFFITVGPTDWLNRKHTIFGEVTRGTEVVDAIAKAPTGAQDRPRTDVVIQEIAIETRRSAGTGR; encoded by the coding sequence ATGGCCGAGGAGCTGTACGCGACGCTGCGGACGACTCAGGGCGACATCGAGGTCCGGCTGTTCCCGGACCATGCCCCCAAGACGGTCCGCAACTTCGTCGGTCTCGCGACTGGCGACCAGGAGTGGACCGACCCGAGCACCGGTGCCAAGAAGACCGGCACCCCGCTTTACAGCGGCACGGTCTTCCACCGGGTCATCCCGGGCTTCATGATCCAGGGTGGCGACCCGCTGGGGAGCGGGCGCGGCGGCCCGGGCTACAAGTTCGCCGACGAGTTCCACCCGGACCTGACGTTCAGCAAGCCCTACCTGCTGGCCATGGCGAACGCCGGGCCGGGCACGAACGGCTCGCAGTTCTTCATCACGGTCGGGCCGACCGACTGGCTCAACCGCAAGCACACGATCTTCGGCGAGGTCACCCGCGGTACCGAGGTCGTCGACGCGATCGCCAAGGCCCCGACCGGCGCCCAGGACCGCCCGCGGACCGACGTGGTCATCCAGGAGATCGCCATCGAGACCCGGCGGTCGGCTGGAACCGGGCGCTGA
- a CDS encoding SAM-dependent methyltransferase gives MTSTGPMLAGRHGGSMQAPAAPGPPHSAGRARTSGDGPPTSVPSSRSGQPNGPHRPGAGARHAGARHAESRGSASSFSIANLAAVGSQFGSNGPFAPVGPVHPVDLGGPGGSLAAPIPPGGFRPAGGLNERPSPAGVYDALLGGTAHRRVDRRSALAILLTWPDAPTAARATKDFLVRAVRFAARNGVNQFLALGSGAGTVDPVHEIACAVAPESQTVYVEPDPLVIARSLPDIRARQAALVQADVSRPAEVLRHPGVAARLDVTQPIAVVMVPGLPGIADHEDPREVLRGYREATARGSLLVFSQLCDEGSARGLRALFERAGQPGCPRPHEQTVELVSTWEPIEPGLVPAEEWSAPDERGHPHSGRLPVYASVGWH, from the coding sequence ATGACCTCCACCGGACCGATGCTCGCCGGAAGGCACGGCGGCAGCATGCAGGCTCCCGCGGCGCCCGGGCCGCCACATTCCGCCGGGCGGGCCAGGACCAGCGGCGACGGGCCGCCGACCAGCGTCCCGTCGTCCCGGTCCGGCCAGCCGAATGGACCGCACAGACCCGGCGCGGGGGCCAGACACGCGGGGGCCAGACACGCGGAGTCCCGCGGGTCCGCCAGCTCGTTCAGCATCGCCAACCTGGCCGCCGTCGGCAGCCAGTTCGGGTCCAACGGCCCGTTCGCCCCGGTCGGACCGGTCCACCCGGTCGACCTGGGCGGTCCTGGCGGCAGCCTCGCCGCCCCGATTCCGCCCGGCGGGTTCCGGCCCGCGGGTGGCCTGAACGAGCGCCCGTCGCCCGCTGGGGTGTACGACGCCCTGCTCGGCGGAACCGCGCACCGGCGGGTCGACCGCAGGTCCGCGCTCGCCATCCTGCTGACCTGGCCGGACGCGCCGACCGCCGCCCGGGCGACGAAGGACTTCCTGGTCAGGGCGGTCAGGTTCGCCGCCCGCAACGGGGTGAACCAGTTCCTCGCGCTGGGCAGCGGGGCGGGAACCGTCGACCCGGTGCACGAGATCGCGTGCGCCGTCGCCCCGGAGAGCCAGACCGTGTACGTCGAGCCGGACCCGCTGGTGATCGCCCGGTCACTTCCGGACATCCGGGCGCGCCAGGCCGCACTGGTGCAGGCGGACGTCTCGAGGCCGGCCGAGGTGCTGCGGCACCCGGGCGTGGCCGCCCGCCTCGACGTCACCCAGCCGATCGCCGTCGTGATGGTGCCCGGGCTGCCCGGGATCGCCGACCATGAGGATCCGCGCGAGGTGCTGCGCGGCTACCGGGAGGCCACGGCGCGCGGCAGCCTGCTGGTCTTCAGCCAGCTGTGCGACGAGGGCAGCGCGCGCGGGCTGCGGGCGTTGTTCGAGCGGGCCGGCCAGCCGGGCTGTCCTCGCCCGCACGAGCAGACCGTCGAGCTGGTCAGCACCTGGGAGCCGATCGAACCGGGCCTGGTGCCCGCCGAGGAGTGGAGCGCGCCGGACGAGCGCGGGCACCCGCACTCCGGCCGTCTCCCGGTGTACGCCTCCGTCGGCTGGCACTGA